The Vigna angularis cultivar LongXiaoDou No.4 chromosome 6, ASM1680809v1, whole genome shotgun sequence genome contains the following window.
GTTCATATTTTCACTCAGGTGATGGACTTTCCAATTTATTCTGGTAATCACCctctaaaattaatgaatattttcttGGTAATTTAGAATCTGAAATACAATCAAATTCTCCTACTTGTAACTTCCAACGTAGATTCTTATTaactaaacaaaaataagtttttaattgatatttaaattattaattatcaattaattgatactctttaaaataaataagatttcaTAATATTAACGTAGGTATAAGAATTTAAGTATGAATCTAAGTTTTACCTTGAATAAGAATTTACTTTTGagtaaaagatttttaaaaatccATGTCTAAGTTTCAGGTTAAGAAGAAATGAGAAAGAGTaacactatataaaaaaaagatccACCATGATAAGTGTctaatttacttattttaacaTATGTTCATTGGTGTAGAAAATGCATTTGAAATTGCTTAATATAGGCTTTGGCTTCAAGAAAAGCAAAATCTTTCAAAACGcagtgaaattttgaaattatttgcaTAATTATAGGTTTCGATTTTAAAATAACCAAATTTTATACTAACCTAtaattgtgtaaatattttaaaatatatcactcattaacatttttgtaaatacgTGCATAACtataagtttcaattttttaaagaacCAAAGCTTATTCTTTTGTCTAGGattaaatttttacaaaagttaCTTTTGTGCCACAACATTGCGTTGTTGTTGTGAAACTTTCTTTTCAGGTTTgctctttctctcttatttCTCTCTATTGTTAACTTTCTTCACTGGGATGTTCCTTCAAGATAAGAAGAAACCCTTCAAGGGAGCAAAACGTTAGAAGTTGATCACCATAATAATAAGAGTTAGAGTTGtgtcatttttatataaaagaaaaagtcatgCTCTATTTTAGCATGTTGATTTTTAGCTTCTCTCTATAACTCCTTTAGACACTTTTTGTAATATCAATTAGGAGAGACATGAGAGATGGACAACAACTCcacattcaaatttattatcatGAGCAGCTAGACTCTTCTGTGTTGGGATTGAATGTAAACTTTTCTGATTCTCTGTAATGTTATTAATTCTATATATGTTCAAGTGCTTTATTCAGTGTTAGTGATTTGAtttgcatttattttttttatgaactaatCACTCATCTTACTTCATCAACTTGAATTGAGTTGGAAAATTGATTTAAGTTGAGATCCAATAAGATCATCTAATGTTGTTAGATGCTAAGAACAGATCTAACGACTTTTAGTTGAAGATAGAGTCTTGTTCTTAATGCGATGAGTCATTTAATAAGGGATGAGGAACCATACTAAGTTTGATGTATGATGTCTTTAGGTTTTAAAGTCAAGGAATTGATTTATAATTACCTTAGTACTTTTAGGAACATTGAATAATGAACTTGTTCTATGAAAAATTAATAGCGGTACACTAGAAAAAAATTCGTAAAGTTCAATCCCAACACTCTTATCAACATCATTTCACTTTAatcatcaaatattttatgtttaaacatGTTAATCTAAATCAGTATTCCATTGCAAATTCAAATAGATTTTAGATCACTATTTTACTAAATCCCTATAGATAAGATCTTATTGTGCTACAGTCTATAAATCTATTATCTAAAAATTTTGGGTTGAAGATGATATCAATTTGAGTTGAGTTTATGTCACATTTATTTAATCTCTTCCTCGTTGGAGTTAAACTTAGGTGATTCAATtcttatttaatgtttttccttttatgaaGTGCATAACAAAACAATGATGAGAAATAACCTTGTAGAGTACTTCGGATATAAGACTCCTTTGGTATGCATATACAACTTTCATGTTTTGTTCTTGAAATGGGTCAACAGCTGGGCTCGCAATTACATACCCCTGATTATGACAAAATTGATAGATTAGTCAGTTGCATATTGTAAAACAGAACATagcaaaaaagaaagaaaaaaatactgtCGACAAGGCTTATTTGTATCCTTTTGTACTTTGATGTTGATGAGTGGCTTGTGTCTTGCTTTATAACCTGCCCTTGGAGGAAGCATATTTAAGAAAATCTTAGCCACAAATCAACATTTACAAGGCTATAAGGCCAAATTTAGgttttattatcaaattaatggtttgtttgttgtgttgtaGTTACCTTCATACACCTTTTGAACAAGAGGTCCTGTGGTTAATCCTGAATATGAACCACCACCAATGTAGAATGGATTTGAGTTAAACTTTGGATGATCAATAAACCACTGCAGGAATTCATAATGAATGAAACTtgttagaaaagaagaaaaatcatgtGTTAAATGCCAAATTCGGTCCAAAGAATGCTTCTTGACCTTTTGTAGAAATTCATAAGTATGGTCAACCCATAACGTGTCATTACTGTAATAGCCTTGTTGGGTTTCTGAGTATGAAAATCCTGTACCTACTGGCATATCTATGTATAGCATATTCAATGTCTGTGACCACCCATATGGGTTCAACTCAAGTGTTGGAAGGTTTCCACTGTTATCACCATTCATTATTAAAGGCCCTGCAACCGTCAATCCACAAACATACCATCCAAtccaaattaaaaacattttcttgtTATTATTTTCCAACAAAGAGAAAACTAAAGTGgatggaaataaataaaaaaaaaagtaaaggcAGATAAATGACATAAAAGTTACTATCACgtctaatttaataaaatatcaataaaaattttctatatttactTTCAATCTTATATAAAGACCTAATAATATTATGGATTTAAATCCTAACTAGTTTATATACGTTTTGAAAATAGgtgaaatatataataagagagttgaatgtATTGAAAAGCTTTGACACAGTTGTAGTATTTCGTCTAATTGACAATATTGTTAAATAcaactttaaattaataaacgaACTGTAAAAGTACTGTTTTCAAAAACTTAGTTCGAAAATTAGTTCATTTTTTATGAcataattaaggataaaaaTTCATGTTTCGATTAAAAGTTGAGTGAGAACAAATATAAAGAATGGATAATCTAATTCAAATTCAAagttaataacattttaagtCTGAAAATTTAACTATCTTAATATTGGGTGCTTCTtcttgtttataaataaaatggttATAATTAACAAGGTTATGTTTTCCATGAATGGTCCTCAAGAGATACAATTCTATTATCACACTTTCTCTCTGTGTTAatgatatatttgttttctgaAGAAGATACTAAAACTCTGCAAAATCTTTCTTACATGAGTATGACACTTTCTCTAGTTAGTGGTAAGTATGCTAAAAGTcactcttatattttttatgcttCAACTTCTTTTGTTAAACATCTCAAGAAATTTCTCTCTTATAATCAAGGATCTCTTCCTTCTACATATTTGGGTGTGCCAATGATTGCTCGCTATTAAATGGTCTATCTTATGTGAGTCTAAGGTGAATGGTGATTTGTAGGTTACTAATATTCAGTTAGAGAAAAGTTTATATGTCATGTTTAGGTTGAGAGTTTGCTTATGGAAAAATGACTTGGAACGAACTCATGTGTATTCGACTTCTTGAGTCTAAGTATCAAAATATATGTTCTTAAGTCTAAGGATCTAACATATGATATTGTTCTCGAGCATATTTTTTAGACACTAAGTAAGGGCGtttgtattaatttttgaatGACCATTGGTGTTTTGACATTTTCATATCTAAGTTGGTTAGAATTCCTTATTTTGATAGAGTGAGGTTATAGTTTGTTGTTAGTTCAACTTGGGCATTTATTCATTataacttttcttcttttattgctagtttatgtgatttttcttctttaatggTTAATAAGGATAAAGATGTACCTAATTGGATTTTGGATGATACTAGTGTGCTTTCTCAAAATGTTGCAAACAAATTTTTACTCTTATGGAATGGATTATGTGGATTGggtgaattttattttgttggatGAGGTGCCACCAGCTAAAACTTTGGTTTTTTGAAAGTCATTTAGCTATATTGATTTggagattaaaaaaatgagtaGTTTTATATTCTATGTGTTCTTTTTATGGtaataatgttgaatttttctctcatttgttctttctttgttttgttgGTATACAATTGTGGGAATGGTTGAAGAAATTTTTTCAAGATTTGTAgtttttttctttggatttcCTTATTCAGTTTATGAAGTTCCTTTGTAATCTTTTGTTTAATTATCTGGATGATTTGGAAGATGAGAAATCATAATAGATTTTAGGATCCAATTCATATTCTTCTCAATTTCTCAAATTAAGGTGTTAGTGAGTATGTGGGAATAAATCTAAGAAGCATATGAGTAATAATGTCTTTGAATTTTTGGTgctgaaaattttcaatattcaaaTTTGAGAGAGTCGGGTGATTACATTTATGGACATAATATGACAAATTTTATCTGCTAATTAGCTTAAGGTGAATAGTGATGGTGCAACTAGGGGTTGTCCTAGTTTGGCTTCATGTGTTGGTAATTTTAGAGGAAGTTGGGGTGAATATGTGAGTAGGATTTTAGCCTTTTTAAATGTACAAAGTTCTATTTATGTTGAGTTTATAAGAGTCATTTATGATTTGAGGCATTCTTGGAAAGAGGACTTTCATAGGCTTTGGCTGAAAAATGATTATTCTTTAGTATATCATGATTTCTTGGATTAACAACAAGTGGTTCTTTAGAATTTTAGAGGGATATGATGCTAGTGCTTACATTTTTTAATGCAGACTTAGTTAAAAGTTTATCATGTTTTTTGTGAAGAAAATCACTGGTATGATAAGCTAGCTAATTTAGCTTTTATTCCTAGAGATAagtgatttaatattttacttccatatatttatttagaacttttttttataatagatatactttgtttatatttcgtgaaatgtatttttcataTGGATTTGGTGTGCTTCCTTCacgtattatttatttatttatatttttaatattttttatatgatgataaataattaatgggTTTTGAAATGTGAGATTAACTGAGATATCAAAGTTTACATTGTTGACTAACATGATGTTATTTGGAAAAGATGTTGAGAAGAaactgaaaaagtaaaagatgTTGAAAAGAAACCGAAAAGGAgtagacattaatgaagaaagaattTGTATGAAATTAGAGTTTAAATACTAGAAATAAGGTAAGGGAAGTctttatgaaatttattattttcgtAAGAGAAGTTTGTCGTGTAAGATATTATTATTcgtaattgttttatattattgtttgaattagaaaaaaaatatttgtcaatctttgagaaaagaaaattattttaagaacaTGCGATGTGATGTGAGTATTCTAATATTGATACGAATATAAGGGAGGATTGACTTATTTCCATGATATTGTGATCTGAAAAAATTGatagttattttttaagagaaaatatattttaataatatgatggTTTATAtggaatataaaataataattagttaatgTATGAGGtttgaggttttttttttttatctagacAAAAATATGAATCATTATATTAGAATGATGGTCgataaatttaaaagaacaaaaaatgcaatatgtatgtgtgtgtgtggagTGAATATATCATGATTTtgatacattaaattatatatggtTAAATTTATTaggatttgatttgatttttataatttagtttgtattaggaatgaaataatttgatatattgaGTGAGACAATTATATGGTTTGGTAAAAGAAATAGGCTATGGAAAGAAATTATGTTAGTGGCATAGTTTTAGAAGAAAATTATCTAGAAATATTggtaaaaatatatagtaaacttgattataatctattttagttattattagaaattaattttgttgattttaatttaattttattatatgtttgatTCTATGTAATTTTTCTCAAGCAAATAAAATTGTCtagtaagaaaaaatattttattttatatgaataatttattgatTGTATCTTATTGTTGGCGCTGTTAATGTGAATTTATTGATGTTGTTgatatacattattattattattatgcttaaagtacaatttttaatatatattaaattgctGTTTATTAATGGTTGTTTGTTgctaatatatattaaattgttgttactaatatatattaaatttttgtggttaatatatattaaattattttttattgttaatatatatatatatatatatatatatatatatatatatatatatatatatatattaaccacaacaatttgatatatattaacagcaacaatttaatatatatatatatatatatatatatatatatatatatatatatatatatattaatctgTTGTGGTAAATCTATGTTGTGAATGGAATTTTAGGGGCTgatattttaagtataaaaaatttataattaacgagagtttataatttttacgTGATAAAAACATACATTCTGTGTTGTTTTGATTTGAGAGGTCGCATGTGAAAAATTTCTCAGAAGAGATTGTGTGGAAGATTTTTAATCACAACAGAGAAGTAGTATGAATGGACTTTAttgcaaaatttaaattttacttaaaatcttgattttctgaaaattaaagaatgaattaaataaatctATTAAATAGTTATGCcgattgaaaatattatataagatgaatttttttcttataaataattatatttattgtgatTGAATTTGGACTTActcttattattttcattgttgttgACGTATAATGATCCTGTAGCAAATTATATTACAGATCGACACGAATAAAGTTTACAATTTAGAAAGATATTTTTAAGTTCTTGAAGAATTTTGTATTGCAAAGCATGTCTTAATTTACATAAAATCAAGTCATAGGATCTTCATTTTGAATATGTTTgcctttaaataattttaaacaattgtATTCATagttgataatattttatttagactACTGCAATTATTTTGAGTGACACTTAtttttgtgtaaaaaaaaatcaataaacttattttgtttcaCAATGAAAAATgttctaataattaattaacagaAATCGTGAGATGTTATAATCTTTGTTTGATAAAGTATagatatattcaaataatatagatTTAAGTTAACATTGTATTACACAAAAACATATTCATGTTTGTTCTATTTGCATGTTAGATACATATATGTATGTCAAGAAGATGTTTTTCTTAGCAAAAGTCACATTAAATCATTTCTTAGATAAAGAGTGACAAGGGCATCAAAGCTCCCAAGATCCTGAGGAAAGTTCACTGTAAGAATATGATTAGAACTAAAGGCTTAACTATTTAGCTTAGGTCAAAAGTCAAATCgacttaatatatattaaaatttaggtttaaatgCTTACTTTGTTCTCATGTTAAgagttaagaggtgaatttctatttagtatccggttttaaaaatgaaacattaggtccctatgttatgaaaaatgtatgaataagttcatgtccgttaagttgacaaCAACGACGTTAAATCCATGCTGATGTGaccgtactttttctcttctctcttttacTGTCCAGCTTTTTCTCTAACTTGtttagctttttctttgatgatttgttgaacttgttctttctgtgtgaaccttattcatatatttttcataacataggaacccaatgtcttcatttttaaaaccgggtactaaaccctcttaacatgaggacaaagtaagcatttaagtCAAAAGTTTAAGATGAGTtggattgaattaaaataatacttgaAAAGGATTAATCAGAAATGATTTCAAgtccaaataatatttaaaaaattagttaaaaatgaCTATGAATCTAAACCGTATTTAAAGGGTTGGTCAAAAGTGGGCATGAATCTAAAAATATACTCCTTCTATACTTCATATCATTTCATAACATTAGTGTACTtaataaaactcaatttattaattaagaattgAATGTAATGTATGGTTGATTAAACctatataaaatatcttatatttttttctttctccttatttctttacattatattttattataatttacacTAACTGAAAAATGAGAGGTATTGTGAGAATACATATTCAAAACACTTTagacaaataaataagttacaAAGTTCCATACCATGTCTGTTTTGAGATGCAAAAATCAACTAATTATTGTCATAGAAAAATATCATTTGAGTattcattattaaataatatttataaaagattttaaaaaataattaaaatacaattttaaccatttgttttttttttcttgtgttttcgcAATTACACAATATAACAACGTAACTTTACAAAGTGCTTCCGTTACTAAATGCATGCAGGAAAAATTAAACTaggttaaaaaattttattatttgacaCACCTATATTTGTGGCTATTTTTATTCCCTTTACAAATTAGGGTATTACGGCTGGTACAGCAATTTTAAAGAATTAGGTAGgaattttatctctttttaaaTGTAATTCTTCTAGTgagttgaattttatttattctttaaattaggattatatttaaagaaatgaaAGTATTTTTAATGTAAAGATTACTTACCATTTTCAAAAAAGAAGGCTGATAGTGCAGAACAACCTGGACCTCCAACAAACCATAGTAGCACTGGATCAATGAAGGGGTTTCTTTGAGATTCAACAAATAAGTGAAATATATTTACTCCCTCCTCTCCCACTCCGATGTATCTAAGAATgcaacaataataattaattaaaattatatatatatatatatatatatatatatatatacacttgaatcaaatatactaatttttttcacttatgTACATATAAAATTGTCGTTTCCTACCTAATTTGTGAAAACAAAGCTATTCAAAATATCAAGATTAATTTGTCTAATTTTATAATGGTTGGTATCAATTTACATCAAATTAtacatctttttttattaaagtttgaatCATAATTGTGAAGCTCCATACACAGtctctttttcatttcctttttttttctctttctccattCCTTTCTAGCAATCATCTCTCCCCATTTtctgtaattttctttttccatatttcttttctttgatttGATCACAAATATTGACCTCATAAAGAACAATTCTTGCAGATCAAATCTTTTAAATAGAATAAGTtcatgtttatttaaaaaaaatgtttccttAATTTTCTTGACTTGTTTTTACTAAtcttaatgaaattaattaagaaaagcGATCATTTCAACTTAATTAAGCTTATACTATTGGttattttggatatttttttataaatcccTAGATTTTTAGTAAGTTCTTACTTGAGGttgattttttcttatatttttgttgaagTGGAAGATTTTTActcaaatgaaaacaaaatagaaactTAAGCCTAATTAACTTTCaatcttatttttgttaaaacgACGAaatttttctcaaacaaaaataacactACATCTCATTCTTGATTTCGACCTTATTTTTGTccatgtgatttttttttctcatcaaatgAAAACAACATTGCAATTCAACTCTAGTTCTATTCAAATTTTGCTCAAATCAAGAATTTTTCAATCAAGGCAATTTTTTTGATGAATtgtatttaaatgtttattataaatacaaaatgaattttagtttgtatatttaattgatttacgATTTTATATGGTACATGAAAATGGTTGTTGAGAcagttgataaaatttatatgactTTATGAttacatatatgatattatatgtaaattattgtttattttatgtattaagTATTGACATTTATCTTTTAACAAAGATTCCCACTAATGATCTAAGATACATAGAATAAGATACCAAACAATGAGAAgctaaaaaaaagtttttacaTACTATTACAtgtataaaatagtataaatgtATGAACATAAGTTACAATAAACttatattaattcattatttttatgttttcttatgTATTGGTTTGGATCAAAGGTTGATTTTTGATGGAATATACTTAGTACAAATCTTTCATAAGAAGATCTTCTAATAATTGAATAtcttttatgtataaattattgtggtctttataatttttgtttattgtgttttaatgaaattgaattgttttttatttgttaataacaagcttatatatatatatatagaactTTTGGGTGAAGCACTTTCTAAATGAATGTAGTATATTTTCAACTAACCTACAACaattcaaatgtaaaattagaaaagagTAACGACAAAACTTTGTGGATCTCCATCATGGATGGCTAAGACCCGCATACAAATTTAAGGCATTTAGCTTTTCTTTTTGTAACAAACAGTTCAACTTGTCTCAAGTGTTTTTAGATGTAACAAGTTTcccttaaataataattttaagacATTTCTATTTAGTAAAATTTTGGCAgtttcattaattaatattttgtggTAGGAAAATTTTGGAGTACACACAAGGAGCATGGACCCCAATTGATATCATTATCAATGTTTAAGTATATCATTTTTATTCCGTGGGTAGtttaaacaaatttgttttacGTTTCTGAGTCGAAAAATATAGGGAAGCATAACGAATATTCTATGATGATGTGAAATATGTAACATAATACAATACAAAGATGaagaaatgatatttttaaaatacagaaaatgttaatatgtttaattttaagttaatttattctaaattatttcatactttaaattaaaaatatcatattattgaCGTTGGGtagatatttaataaataatgaaatgttGATGGGCCGCTCCCTTAAAATATTTGTGGTTAGGTATCCgtcaatttgaaaaaatataaataaaaattaaacgcagtattttaataaaaaattattacgaAGGAGACAGGCCCTATtcttttgagtgaatttgagtgaatgaatttgaggggatttgagaggatttaaagataattttttttgtcgtttatttgagtgaatttaaaggtaaataaaagtgaatttggaaataattttttttaatttgtcatgtcaatacaattctatactaattctcacaaattttatttccaaatttactctcatttacctccaaattcacttaaataaacgacaaaaaaaattatcttcaaatcctctcaaatctcctcaaatccatcctctcaaatccactaaaaagaacaagaatgaaaagaagaaacacGACTCACCCAGTTTCAAGCTTGAAAGGAAGGTTGCCCTCATAACCAGGAAGGTTCTTCACAACTGAAGCTGCAGAAGCCATGAGTGGCAAAAGCACTAAAGCAACAAAACTCACACTTCCATATCTCAAACTCATTGCCCTACAGACAAACGTTCATTCTCTAAAAAGTAAGCAAATTTCATGATgctaaaaagtaaaataatcatgaaaaaattaatattcttatCACGTTTAAAATACTCTTCTGGTTCACTTCttaaaatatgagaaaatattattttttatgattaatgaatttaattattcatgaagaaaatttcaatacgcgttttaaaaaagataatataatacttgtgatataaaataaaaagagctTTTAAATGTTTGACTATTCATTAAGACTGGTTGTTTAGGCTTAttctgaaaataaatttgaacaagtaaaaaaataaaaaaaaatctttattaattaaaattgacattaacttacataaaaaaagtttgaaaattatataaaataacttcTAGAA
Protein-coding sequences here:
- the LOC108346022 gene encoding serine carboxypeptidase-like 18 isoform X1, producing the protein MSLRYGSVSFVALVLLPLMASAASVVKNLPGYEGNLPFKLETGYIGVGEEGVNIFHLFVESQRNPFIDPVLLWFVGGPGCSALSAFFFENGPLIMNGDNSGNLPTLELNPYGWSQTLNMLYIDMPVGTGFSYSETQQGYYSNDTLWVDHTYEFLQKWFIDHPKFNSNPFYIGGGSYSGLTTGPLVQKVYEGYKARHKPLINIKGYVIASPAVDPFQEQNMKVVYAYQRSLISEVLYKSMKENCNGDYVNIDPQNTKCFLDYEAYSELVRYINEQQIMEPVCVTTPGLKRQMLQELQDPPTFWCRSYYHIFVDKWANDENVRKALHVREGTKEEFLRCNRTMAYAQTFKNSVQYYRNLTNANLEALVYCSDLDMSIPHLGTQHWINSFNMTIRDKWRAWFVDGQVAGYTELYKMKEDHFFTYVIVKGAGHVAQTFKPKEVYNLINRWFSFSLI